A region of Salinibacter sp. 10B DNA encodes the following proteins:
- a CDS encoding class I SAM-dependent methyltransferase, which translates to MTSKVKQIARQIFQIVAPSRYASLHAARSRRFSESYEKSCGCDKLTAECIEIFGSATVQAGPFKGLEFPPDTHHRHLAPKLLGSYEHIIHSKIKDFASSSYQQILDVGSAEGYYAVGLALLHPDTQVVAFDTDWWARDVTRKSAALNGSPNVEVVGACTPTWLNKNLRPPALIVLDCEGYEFTLANPDVVDFSKCDLIIEVHPNQASNREADIASRFQDTHDIDIIDWKSPAPDMWASRLPKARRRQAVCEYRTDANDQYWLVASRQR; encoded by the coding sequence ATGACATCAAAAGTGAAGCAAATAGCAAGGCAAATTTTTCAAATTGTCGCCCCATCGAGGTACGCTTCCCTCCATGCGGCACGGTCGAGACGTTTTTCGGAGTCGTACGAAAAAAGCTGCGGGTGCGACAAACTCACCGCAGAATGTATCGAAATCTTTGGATCTGCGACGGTGCAGGCGGGCCCATTCAAGGGATTAGAATTTCCGCCAGACACGCACCACCGGCATCTTGCCCCTAAATTGCTGGGGTCCTACGAGCATATTATCCACTCAAAAATTAAAGATTTTGCTTCCTCGTCCTACCAACAAATCCTTGACGTTGGTTCTGCCGAGGGATACTACGCTGTCGGGCTCGCTCTCCTTCATCCGGATACTCAAGTAGTGGCTTTTGATACTGATTGGTGGGCCCGAGATGTCACCCGAAAATCAGCTGCCCTCAATGGATCCCCGAATGTAGAGGTTGTTGGTGCATGTACTCCGACGTGGCTTAACAAAAACCTTCGGCCTCCCGCTCTCATCGTGCTCGACTGTGAGGGATACGAGTTTACGCTTGCGAACCCAGACGTAGTTGATTTCTCAAAATGCGACTTAATCATAGAGGTTCACCCCAACCAAGCATCAAACCGGGAGGCCGACATCGCCAGCCGGTTTCAGGACACCCACGATATTGACATCATTGACTGGAAATCTCCAGCCCCAGACATGTGGGCCTCTCGTCTTCCAAAGGCGCGACGTAGACAGGCCGTCTGCGAATACCGCACGGACGCAAACGACCAGTACTGGCTCGTTGCTAGCAGACAGCGCTGA
- the asnB gene encoding asparagine synthase (glutamine-hydrolyzing), which yields MCGILGVIGDAPLRPERFDAARDLMVHRGPDDAGSFSSGPAHLGFRRLAILDLSSAGHQPMTALDGQVALAFNGEIYNYRALRDELQSDLPFHSDTDSEVLLNGYLAWGWDRLLKRIEGMFAFVIWDARSQTLYGARDRAGKKPFYYTEQPQSLAFASTLNALRALLPTSPSVNDAALDAYLTYQAVPSPLTMFEGLYQLPPAHELQYHVPTQRLDVNRYWKVRFTNKLSVTEDDALDALDDLVRTAVRKRLVSDVPLGAFLSGGVDSSLVVAMMAQEQSRPVEAVVMGFDDPAYDERPYARQVADRWNVNLHEHILRPNAIADLPEIIWQYGQPLADVSIVPTYYVAQAAKQHVTVVLNGDGGDEVFGGYARPMVARAAQSYRRFLPKMVRQMLGRSLNGLADDRYGALLKRVGMLADAGAGSARDSFVYDRAFRTYRETAYTPALHRSVAEKHPDTWYRTVWSQAEGQDDVDRALYGDFTTYLPDQLLTKMDVSTMAHAVEARSPLLDKDLIEYAARLPTSLRLHGYTTKYLLKRLAERYVPHEVLYRRKRGFVMPASDWLRGELAPYVRAALDSDHFFDRGWILPSFVRRMLDEHRHHTQDWGEQLWTLFVLELWARQTLDGTLSRSDSLDALFQ from the coding sequence ATGTGCGGCATTCTTGGCGTCATTGGCGACGCCCCCCTTCGCCCTGAGCGCTTCGACGCTGCCCGCGACCTGATGGTCCATCGCGGACCCGACGACGCTGGTTCTTTTTCGTCTGGCCCGGCGCATCTTGGCTTTCGTCGCCTCGCCATTCTCGACCTGTCGTCCGCAGGGCACCAGCCCATGACGGCCCTCGACGGCCAAGTCGCCCTGGCCTTCAACGGCGAGATCTACAACTACCGTGCGCTCCGCGACGAGCTGCAATCGGATCTGCCGTTCCACTCCGACACGGACTCGGAAGTGCTCCTGAATGGATACCTGGCATGGGGCTGGGACCGTCTCCTGAAGCGCATCGAAGGCATGTTCGCGTTCGTCATCTGGGATGCCCGGTCCCAAACCCTCTACGGTGCCCGAGATCGAGCAGGAAAGAAACCGTTCTACTATACGGAGCAGCCACAAAGCCTAGCGTTTGCCTCGACCTTGAATGCCCTCCGTGCCCTGCTCCCGACCTCTCCCTCGGTCAATGACGCGGCCCTGGACGCGTATCTGACCTACCAGGCGGTCCCGTCGCCCCTCACGATGTTCGAGGGGCTCTACCAGTTGCCCCCAGCGCACGAACTCCAGTACCACGTGCCAACCCAGCGCCTGGACGTAAACCGCTACTGGAAAGTACGCTTCACAAACAAGCTCAGCGTTACCGAAGATGACGCCCTCGATGCCCTCGACGACCTCGTCCGAACGGCCGTGCGGAAACGCCTCGTGAGCGACGTGCCCCTCGGCGCGTTCCTCTCTGGCGGCGTCGACTCCAGCCTCGTCGTGGCCATGATGGCACAGGAGCAGTCCCGCCCGGTCGAAGCCGTCGTGATGGGCTTCGACGACCCTGCCTACGACGAGCGGCCTTACGCGCGGCAGGTCGCCGACCGTTGGAACGTCAACCTGCATGAGCACATCCTCCGCCCCAATGCTATCGCCGATCTCCCCGAGATAATCTGGCAATACGGGCAGCCCCTGGCGGACGTCTCGATCGTTCCGACCTACTATGTCGCCCAGGCCGCAAAGCAACACGTGACGGTCGTCCTGAATGGAGATGGAGGCGATGAAGTATTCGGGGGATACGCCCGTCCAATGGTGGCCCGCGCGGCCCAGTCCTACCGTCGCTTCCTGCCCAAAATGGTACGTCAGATGCTGGGCCGAAGCTTAAACGGACTGGCTGACGATCGATACGGCGCGCTCCTGAAGCGCGTCGGGATGCTTGCGGACGCCGGCGCGGGATCTGCTCGCGACTCGTTCGTCTACGACCGGGCATTCCGCACCTACCGCGAGACGGCCTATACGCCTGCTCTCCATCGTTCGGTCGCCGAAAAGCACCCGGACACATGGTATCGGACCGTGTGGTCCCAGGCCGAGGGCCAAGACGATGTGGACCGCGCCCTCTACGGAGACTTCACCACGTATCTGCCGGACCAGCTTCTCACCAAGATGGACGTGTCGACCATGGCTCACGCCGTGGAAGCCCGTTCTCCGCTGCTCGACAAGGACCTCATTGAATACGCGGCTCGTCTCCCCACGTCCCTCCGCCTACACGGCTACACGACAAAGTATCTGCTAAAGCGCCTCGCCGAGCGCTACGTGCCCCACGAGGTGCTGTACCGCCGCAAGCGAGGGTTCGTAATGCCTGCGTCCGACTGGCTCCGAGGCGAACTGGCCCCGTACGTTCGCGCCGCTCTCGACAGTGATCACTTCTTCGATCGAGGCTGGATCCTTCCCTCCTTTGTCCGCCGCATGCTTGACGAGCACCGGCACCACACCCAGGACTGGGGAGAGCAGCTCTGGACGCTGTTCGTTTTAGAGCTGTGGGCCCGCCAGACGCTCGACGGTACGCTTTCTCGCTCCGACAGCCTCGACGCCCTCTTCCAATAA
- a CDS encoding glycosyltransferase family 4 protein, which yields MRVALISHDIYPGDGQGRVNYELARYLLSQGVTVDLLADRVDEHLVDLGATWRPIHPGGQSVNLIRVWRFKHLVNRYLDAHASRYDVLLACGVVLDRPHTVNVAHFVHGTWIDSPFHAAHRHRAPQKWYYRLYSLLNAHWERAILHQAEVVVAVSDNVGRDLVQLGLPSERLCVIPNGVDTDEFSPGPSRRAALNLPGDVPLGLFVGDLRSPIKNLDTALRALVDIPDLHLAVAGTLDGSPYPSLALDLGVANRTHFLGFQRDVVGLMRSADFFVLPSHQDAFGLVVTEAMSTGLPVIVSRSVGASCLVTPEVGIVIDPPDNVEALKTAFTTLASDPDRRAQMGRAARETALNCSWSRMGSRYLELFHEVGAPSHSGLSQPASKKLA from the coding sequence ATGCGCGTTGCCCTCATTTCCCACGACATCTATCCCGGAGACGGCCAGGGACGGGTCAATTACGAACTCGCCCGGTACCTCCTCTCCCAGGGCGTGACCGTTGACCTTCTTGCCGACCGTGTCGACGAACACCTTGTCGACCTCGGGGCCACCTGGAGACCTATTCATCCTGGGGGCCAATCGGTCAACCTCATTCGCGTCTGGCGATTCAAACATCTCGTAAACCGTTACCTTGACGCCCACGCTTCCCGCTACGATGTCCTTCTCGCCTGCGGCGTAGTCCTCGACCGCCCGCACACAGTAAACGTCGCCCACTTCGTGCACGGGACGTGGATCGACTCGCCCTTCCACGCGGCCCATCGGCACCGAGCCCCTCAAAAGTGGTACTACAGACTTTACAGCCTTCTTAACGCGCACTGGGAGCGAGCCATTCTTCACCAAGCAGAGGTCGTCGTCGCCGTGTCGGACAACGTAGGACGTGACCTCGTGCAGCTCGGTCTTCCCTCTGAGCGCTTGTGTGTGATTCCCAACGGCGTTGATACTGATGAATTCTCCCCAGGCCCCTCCAGACGCGCCGCACTTAATCTCCCAGGGGACGTTCCCCTCGGCTTGTTTGTAGGAGATCTTCGCAGCCCCATCAAAAACCTCGACACGGCGCTCCGTGCCCTCGTCGACATTCCCGACCTACACCTCGCCGTTGCGGGCACGCTCGATGGAAGTCCGTACCCATCCTTGGCCCTCGATCTCGGCGTAGCAAACCGCACGCACTTCCTTGGCTTCCAGCGCGACGTCGTTGGCCTCATGCGAAGTGCCGACTTCTTTGTTCTGCCCTCTCATCAGGATGCGTTCGGCCTCGTTGTCACCGAAGCCATGTCCACCGGACTACCCGTAATCGTGTCTCGGTCGGTCGGTGCTTCCTGTCTCGTGACTCCCGAAGTCGGAATCGTCATTGATCCCCCCGATAATGTCGAGGCCCTCAAAACGGCCTTTACCACGCTTGCGTCCGACCCAGACCGACGTGCGCAGATGGGGCGCGCTGCCCGAGAGACTGCCCTCAATTGCTCGTGGTCACGTATGGGGAGCCGTTACCTTGAACTGTTTCACGAGGTGGGTGCACCTTCCCACTCTGGATTGTCACAACCCGCCTCCAAAAAACTTGCATAG